Genomic DNA from Hymenobacter jejuensis:
AGAGCTGGGGGTAAATTGCTTGCAAAGCCTGCCGAAGCGAACGTTTATCGTCACTGAACTCCCCAAAACCCCAAAAGGCGGCGCGGCTAAATAGCCACACCGCCTTTTCAAAGCTGAATCAGGAATACTGACAGCGAACTACTTAACGCTGCGCATGCACCAGCGGCAAGCCCAGCCGCTGCACAGTCTGCTGCTCAAAGTCAAATTCAATCAGCACGGCGGGCTCCTCGCCTACTACCCAGCCGTCGTGACCGGGCTCAATGGCCACGACCTGCGGCGCCACGAATTCTTCGCCGTCGCCGTTGGCGTACTGAATATGCAGTTGCCCATGCGCCAAAAACCCGACGTGTGCATGCATACAAAGCTCAGTACCAATGATATCCTTCAGATCGCGGGACCAGCGAAAACCCGGCGGATAAATTACCCGCTTGACGCGCGCGTCGCCGGTGCGCACCACTTCTACCTGTACGCCCCCTACCTCACGGCGCTCGGCCCCCGGAATGGGCGCCATCAGTGAATCCGTAGTACCCATAATGCTGTGCTAATAGTGAGCGCTGAGCGCCTGAAAAGGAAGTGAAAGCCTGCTGCTGGGTATTAAAGTAATAAAATTTAGAATTTTTTCCACTAAAGCCCGGCGATTCATTGCGCTTCCTTTCAAGCAGTTAGTCATGTAAAGCCGCCCGGTCGGCTATTTGCCGCTTTTTACTTGCTGAATGGCCTGCACGATGGCCTGTGAAAAAATGGGCGCCACCACCCGCTGTCCGGCGTCGTTGAGGTGCACCCGATCGTGGTAATAAGCCGTATTTTGTTCGTCACCGGCTCGCCCAACGCGCTGATCTGCAGCGACATCTGCCAGCCCATGAAAGGCCGTACTGCCCTGCGCCTGCAGGTTGCGCAGATAAGCATTGGTCGCCTGACGGTCGGTTTCCTGATTGGCCGGCGTATCTTCCTCCGAGCGGGGCAGCAGCGTTCCCACCACAATTTTCCACTTGGGGTGCACAGCCAGCGCCTGCCGGCACACTTGCAGCAGCGCATCCTCAGCTTGCGCCGCTTTGGCCCCGTAATAGATGTGGTTGGTCCCTTCCCAGAGCACGAGCACGTTTACGTCTTTGCTGTCGTCGTAGGCGGCGTTGATGCGCTCCATTTTATCCAAAATCTGCTGTGTGGTTTGGTTGGCAACGGCCACGTTCTGCAGATCGCCGCTGCCAAGCCCGGCGGTTTGGGCTTGGGCCCGCACGTCAGTCATGATCTTTTCATCCATGATAAAACCCAGGTAACCAGATAGTAAACTATTGCCTGCCAGAGTCACTTTGTAGGTGAGGGGCTGAACCGGGGCAGGTTCCTTGGAGGTGCATCCCATCAGCCAGATGGGGAACACAAATAATAGGCAGCGAACGATGAATTTGAGGAGCATATGTAGGTGGTAAAGAGAGGAGAAGCAGAACGGAGGGGATTACGCAATAGTCCGCCCCGAAGATGCAAAGGACGTAAAACGGTTGGCAGAGGCAGAAAAGTATATCATGTAATGCTTTGACTATCAACTACTTAACTAGATACAGGCATTTTAACTATGCCTAGCTAATGTAACTATAAGAATAGTAATCTTAGCATTGAAAGCAAGGTGTAGGCTCAGAAATTCGAGGTAGGAGTTGTACAAAATCAGTAGCTGGCTATGATACTTCCTACTCTACACGGTGTCGCCGGACTGGGTTTTAGCCGACACTGGTGCCGTTGAATAGGGCTGCAACCAGCGCCGAACTATTCAAACTGTTAGGGAGGAAAATAAATATACCTAAAGCAATATTTATTTGAATAATATCCTCTTAATTAGATGTAACGCTTTGATTACCAAGAAGTTTTTACGGTAAATCCAATTTTCTAAATCTACTTCTAATCTCACTACTATGCCCCACAAACACCTCCTTGTTTCCGCTTTTTTGCTGCTTACGCTGCTAGTTACCAGCTGTCAGAACGACGATTTGGGAAGCCTGTTTCCCAACCAGAAAACCATTATCACCGATGACCTAACCCTTCCTATTGGCCTGAGCGTAGATGGCAAAGGCCGGATTTGGGTCAGCGAAACAGGCACCGGTAACAACGATGCGCAGATTTCGGTAGTCACCCAGGATGGGCAAGTGTATCCGGCCTTTACCGGCTTCGCTTCCGCAGTATCGCAGGGCGGCGAGCTGGGCGGCATTGGGCACGTGCTGTACAAAGACGGCATTCTGTATATTCTGGAGGGTGGCACGGGCAAGCTGTATCGCGCCGACGTCTCCGCCTACAAACCCGGCGACCCGACCCGCTCCGCCCAGAGTTTGGCGTCGGAGGACATCGGGACGTTTGTACGGTCGCAAAACCTTTCTACCCCCATCGATTCGGATATCTACGACCTGACCTTCGGCCCCGATGGCGATCTGTACATTGCTGACGCTGGTGCCAACGCCATCATCAGGCGTAAGAAGGATACGGGCGCACTCAGCGTATTTGCCAAGATTCCGAATATCAATCCGCAGGTGCAATCCGTACCGACGGGTATCGTATTCGACGGCAACCGGTTCTTGGTCAGCACCTTGACTGGGTTCCCGTTCAGTACGGGCGCGGCCAAAATCGTGCAGGTGACGCTGAACGGCACCGTTTCGGACTACCGCACGGGCTTTACCATGCTCACCAACTTGGCCTTAACCACGAAGAATATTCCCGTTGTAACCGAGTACGCGCAGTTTTCGCTGACCCCTCCCGCCGTAGGCTTTGTGCCTAAGAGCGGCCGTGTGGCTACAGAAACGGGTACAACCCTGCGCGGAAGCCTCGAGCAACCTACTGATATAGAACGCGTTGGTGAGCACACCTACTACGTGCTCGGTCACGGCGACGGCACCATTCAACGCCTGACTTACTAAGCCTCAAAAGGGCGCTTTTACGCATAACTTCTTGGTAAAACAGTACGCAAAGACCTCCACGTCAGTGCGAACTGATCACACAGCCTTCTTTGGCAGATACCTGAATCAGGCGCTGCCGAAGAGGGCTGTGTTATTTGATGCGTGTTATATAATGATGCGTGTTATATAATATAGAATAGGAATAATGGTGCTGGCTAGCACGCGGGCGCTACATTTATTAAAGCTTTACGCAAGCTTTAGCAAACGATTCCGGCGGTTGTGCTAACTTACCCGCCGTCCTTGGGCATTGAGCCAACTGACAGATTGTCAATGCCCCACGGATTCTCCAAAACGTTACGTTCCCGTTGCCCCGCGGACTTGCCGGCTTTTGTGCCCGCACTACGCACGCTTGCCCCTACCCCAATGAACCTCGGCTAGTCGAATTATTTGCTCCGGCATGGTTCGGCCCATTTTAACTGTAAAAACGGTGCGCAGCAGACGAAAAATTGCTCTGGTAATGTTGGTTGTGCTGTGGGCTGCCTGCTCGCAGGCGTTCTCCCAAGCCACAGTGGTGCAATACCTCTCCGGCACCGACAAAGACCATACCGTACAGTGGGATTTTTATTGCACTACGGGCAGCAAAAGCGGCAAATGGGACAAGATTGCGGTGCCCTCTAACTGGGAGTTGCAGGGCTTTGGCACCTACAATTACTACCGTGACGACGTTAACCCCGACGAGCAGGGCCTGTACAAGCACGCATTTCAGGTGCCGGCGGGCAAAAACAAGCGCGTATTTATCGTGTTTGAGGCCTCCATGACCGACACCGAGGTGAAGGTAAACGGGCAGTTAGCCGGGCCGGTGCACCAAGGCGGCTTCTACCGCTTTAAGTATGAGATTACCAGCCTGTTGA
This window encodes:
- a CDS encoding cupin domain-containing protein gives rise to the protein MGTTDSLMAPIPGAERREVGGVQVEVVRTGDARVKRVIYPPGFRWSRDLKDIIGTELCMHAHVGFLAHGQLHIQYANGDGEEFVAPQVVAIEPGHDGWVVGEEPAVLIEFDFEQQTVQRLGLPLVHAQR
- a CDS encoding SGNH/GDSL hydrolase family protein, with amino-acid sequence MLLKFIVRCLLFVFPIWLMGCTSKEPAPVQPLTYKVTLAGNSLLSGYLGFIMDEKIMTDVRAQAQTAGLGSGDLQNVAVANQTTQQILDKMERINAAYDDSKDVNVLVLWEGTNHIYYGAKAAQAEDALLQVCRQALAVHPKWKIVVGTLLPRSEEDTPANQETDRQATNAYLRNLQAQGSTAFHGLADVAADQRVGRAGDEQNTAYYHDRVHLNDAGQRVVAPIFSQAIVQAIQQVKSGK
- a CDS encoding ScyD/ScyE family protein gives rise to the protein MPHKHLLVSAFLLLTLLVTSCQNDDLGSLFPNQKTIITDDLTLPIGLSVDGKGRIWVSETGTGNNDAQISVVTQDGQVYPAFTGFASAVSQGGELGGIGHVLYKDGILYILEGGTGKLYRADVSAYKPGDPTRSAQSLASEDIGTFVRSQNLSTPIDSDIYDLTFGPDGDLYIADAGANAIIRRKKDTGALSVFAKIPNINPQVQSVPTGIVFDGNRFLVSTLTGFPFSTGAAKIVQVTLNGTVSDYRTGFTMLTNLALTTKNIPVVTEYAQFSLTPPAVGFVPKSGRVATETGTTLRGSLEQPTDIERVGEHTYYVLGHGDGTIQRLTY